In one window of Ovis aries strain OAR_USU_Benz2616 breed Rambouillet chromosome 3, ARS-UI_Ramb_v3.0, whole genome shotgun sequence DNA:
- the LOC105614819 gene encoding large ribosomal subunit protein uL14-like, translating to MSKRGHGGSSGAKFQISLGLPVGAMINCADNTGAKNLYIISVKGIKGQLNRLPAAGVGDMVMATVKKGKPELRKKVHPAVVIRQRKSYRRKDGVFLYFEDNAGVIVNNKGEMKGSAITGPVAKECADLRPRIASNAGSIA from the coding sequence ATGTCGAAGAGAGGACATGGTGGGTCCTCTGGTGCGAAATTCCAGATTTCCTTGGGTCTTCCGGTTGGAGCCATGATCAACTGTGCTGACAACACAGGAGCCAAAAATCTGTATATCATCTCTGTGAAGGGGATCAAGGGACAATTGAATAGACTTCCTGCTGCTGGTGTGGGTGACATGGTAATGGCCACAGTCAAGAAAGGCAAACCAGAGCTCAGAAAGAAGGTACATCCAGCAGTGGTAATTCGACAACGAAAGTCATACCGGAGAAAAGATGGtgtgtttctttattttgaagaTAATGCAGGGGTCATAGTAAACAATAAAGGCGAGATGAAAGGTTCTGCCATCACAGGACCAGTTGCAAAGGAATGTGCAGACTTGCGGCCCAGGATTGCATCCAATGCTGGCAGCATTGCATGA